In Streptomyces sp. NBC_01717, one DNA window encodes the following:
- a CDS encoding DUF4865 family protein codes for MHAKQYEITLPAHYDMGIIRTRVATRGHLLDTFPGLGIKAYLIRERGEHSPVDQYAPLYLWKAPEGMNAFLWGPGFQGIVDDFGRPEVQHWTGLSYAEGPASAALPRTATRHRAPIPASVAPADAVEAELEESGTSAKAPGAVAMALAVDPRHWEMLHFTLWEHDAPEAPGERYEVLHLSMPERERLGEGRQW; via the coding sequence ATGCATGCCAAGCAGTACGAGATCACCCTGCCCGCCCATTACGACATGGGGATCATCCGTACCCGCGTCGCAACCAGGGGCCACCTCCTCGACACCTTCCCCGGCCTGGGCATCAAGGCGTACCTGATACGCGAACGCGGCGAGCACTCGCCGGTCGATCAGTACGCGCCGCTGTACCTGTGGAAGGCACCCGAGGGCATGAACGCGTTCCTCTGGGGGCCCGGATTCCAGGGCATCGTCGATGACTTCGGCCGTCCCGAGGTGCAGCACTGGACCGGCCTGTCGTACGCGGAAGGCCCCGCGTCGGCCGCCCTCCCCCGCACGGCGACCCGCCACCGTGCGCCGATCCCTGCCTCGGTGGCCCCGGCGGACGCGGTCGAGGCAGAGCTGGAGGAGAGCGGGACGTCGGCGAAGGCCCCCGGCGCGGTCGCCATGGCGCTGGCCGTCGACCCCCGCCACTGGGAGATGCTCCACTTCACGCTCTGGGAGCACGACGCCCCCGAAGCCCCCGGAGAGCGCTACGAGGTGCTGCATCTGTCCATGCCGGAGCGGGAGCGGCTCGGGGAGGGCAGGCAGTGGTAG
- a CDS encoding TetR/AcrR family transcriptional regulator → MSTPDRLIEATRELPWERGYVGTSPKAIQQHAGAGQGSMYHRFAGKPDRALAAIVRTAAELRAGAELVLGGPGSAYERISAYLRRERDVLRGCPVGRLTMDPDVIASDKLRAPVDETIGWLRGRLGEVVRQGLDQGEFDRSLNPDEIAATVVATVQGGYVLARASGSTAAFDAGVRGPLSLLAPRTGSA, encoded by the coding sequence ATGAGCACTCCGGACCGTCTGATCGAAGCCACCCGGGAGCTCCCGTGGGAGCGCGGATATGTGGGCACGAGCCCGAAGGCGATCCAGCAGCACGCGGGCGCCGGCCAGGGCAGCATGTACCACCGCTTCGCGGGCAAACCCGATCGGGCACTGGCCGCCATCGTGCGCACGGCGGCGGAGCTGCGGGCCGGCGCCGAACTGGTGCTGGGCGGCCCGGGATCGGCGTACGAACGGATCTCGGCGTACCTCCGGCGTGAGCGCGACGTGCTCCGCGGCTGCCCGGTCGGCCGGCTGACGATGGACCCGGATGTCATCGCCAGCGACAAGCTGCGCGCACCCGTCGACGAGACGATCGGCTGGCTGCGCGGACGGCTCGGCGAGGTCGTCCGGCAGGGCCTGGACCAAGGCGAGTTCGATCGCTCGCTGAACCCGGACGAGATAGCGGCGACGGTGGTCGCGACAGTGCAGGGCGGCTACGTGCTGGCTCGCGCCTCGGGCTCGACCGCGGCCTTCGACGCGGGCGTCAGGGGCCCGCTCTCGCTGCTCGCCCCACGCACTGGCTCCGCCTGA
- a CDS encoding SHOCT domain-containing protein: MNTLAYSGGPGPWILLFPLIWAAVVVTLVTVLRRTGRRGGRPGPWGLRTVHGAPGLPGEQSPIALLGRRFAAGEIDEDEYWRRLSVLDEQFGRTGRGGAA, encoded by the coding sequence ATGAACACCCTGGCCTACTCCGGTGGACCCGGACCGTGGATCCTCCTCTTCCCGCTGATCTGGGCGGCCGTCGTCGTCACCCTTGTCACCGTGCTGCGCCGTACCGGCCGGCGCGGCGGCCGACCTGGCCCGTGGGGCCTGCGCACCGTTCACGGCGCTCCAGGTCTCCCCGGCGAACAGTCGCCCATCGCCCTGCTCGGCCGTCGTTTCGCGGCGGGTGAGATCGACGAGGACGAGTACTGGCGACGGCTCTCCGTACTGGACGAGCAGTTCGGCCGTACCGGTCGGGGAGGTGCCGCGTGA
- a CDS encoding ABC transporter ATP-binding protein: MTTTLNSTATATAARVVDAVKIYGTGETEVRALDGVSVGFPAGRFTAIMGPSGSGKSTLMHCAAGLDTLTSGSALIGDTDLSALDDRRLTLLRRQRIGFVFQAFNLIPTLTVAENITLPMDLAGERGDQEWIDALIDTVGLRDRLHHRPGELSGGQQQRVAVARAFAGRPDVVFADEPTGNLDSRSGQEVLRLLGRTVRQTSRTVVMVTHDPVAAAHADEVVFLADGHLVDRMPDPTAERVLDRLKAIDLTPGTTARTP, from the coding sequence GTGACCACCACGCTCAACTCGACCGCCACCGCCACCGCCGCCCGCGTCGTCGACGCCGTGAAGATCTACGGCACGGGCGAGACCGAGGTCAGGGCCCTGGACGGGGTGAGCGTCGGCTTCCCGGCCGGCCGCTTCACCGCGATCATGGGGCCCTCCGGTTCCGGCAAGTCCACCCTGATGCACTGCGCCGCCGGCCTCGACACCCTCACCTCCGGTTCCGCCCTCATCGGCGACACCGACCTCAGCGCGCTCGACGACCGCAGGCTCACTCTGCTGCGCCGGCAGCGCATCGGCTTCGTCTTCCAGGCCTTCAACCTGATCCCCACCCTCACGGTCGCCGAGAACATCACCCTCCCCATGGACCTCGCCGGCGAGCGCGGTGACCAGGAGTGGATCGACGCCCTCATCGACACCGTGGGCCTGCGGGACCGGCTGCACCACCGGCCCGGCGAACTCTCCGGGGGGCAGCAGCAACGGGTCGCCGTGGCCCGCGCCTTCGCGGGACGCCCCGATGTCGTGTTCGCCGACGAACCGACTGGCAATCTCGACTCCCGATCCGGCCAGGAGGTGCTGCGGCTCCTCGGCCGCACCGTCCGGCAGACCAGCCGTACGGTCGTCATGGTCACCCATGACCCGGTCGCCGCCGCCCACGCCGACGAGGTCGTCTTCCTCGCCGACGGACACCTCGTCGACCGGATGCCGGAT